From a single Lolium rigidum isolate FL_2022 chromosome 7, APGP_CSIRO_Lrig_0.1, whole genome shotgun sequence genomic region:
- the LOC124672527 gene encoding uncharacterized protein LOC124672527: MHDRKWLVYSTYVKKVYCFCCKLFKSHGNKSSLAGNGLKDWKHLSERLKEHENGAEHIKNMNTWNEFRVRLSKNKTIDSDLQQQITKEKERLRQVLIRLVSIVKFLAKRNLAFRGSSEKIYEHNNGTVTSSILKIVKEAKYFSVILDCTPDVSHQEQMTLIIRCVNMSNNKIKIEEFFMEFLKVDDTSGLGLFNVLLDAIESYGLNINDVRGQGYDNGSNMKGKKQGFVQ, encoded by the exons ATGCATGATAGGAAATGGTTGGTTTACTCTACATATGTTAAAAAGGTGTATTGTTTCTGCTGTAAGCTTTTTAAATCCCATGGCAACAAGAGTTCGTTAGCAGGTAATGGACTAAAAGATTGGAAGCATCTTAGCGAGAGGCTTAAAGAACATGAAAATGGTGCAGAGCATATTAAAAACATGAACACTTGGAATGAATTTAGAGTCAGGCTATCAAAAAATAAAACAATTGATAGTGATTTGCAGCAACAAATCACAAAGGAGAAAGAACGTTTGAGGCAAGTGCTAATAAGACTAGTGTCCATTGTGAAATTTCTTGCTAAACGAAACTTAGCTTTTCGTGGATCTAGTGAAAAAATTTACGAACACAACAATGGTA CTGTTACAAGTTCTATCTTAAAAATTGTTAAAGAGGCTAAATATTTCTCTGTTATTCTTGATTGTACTCCGGATGTTAGCCATCAAGAACAAATGACTTTAATTATTAGATGTGTTAACATGTCcaacaacaaaattaagatagagGAGTTCTTTATGGAATTTCTAAAGGTGGATGACACATCTGGTTTGGGTCTTTTTAATGTACTTCTTGATGCTATAGAGTCTTATGGCTTAAATATTAATGATGTTAGAGGCCAAGGTTACGATAATGGTTCGAACATGAAAGGGAAAAAGCAAGGG TTCGTGCAGtaa